A region of the Panthera leo isolate Ple1 chromosome F2, P.leo_Ple1_pat1.1, whole genome shotgun sequence genome:
ccaCCAGATTCTCAACACTACTCAGTCTTTATGCAGCACTAAAAACTGACGAGGGCTGCTCCCGGACTACACTAGCCAAAGTGAAGTCtgaaagatgtgaagaaatgCAATACATTTTACACTGGCACATTACTTTACAAGTGCTCTACTaaactttttccttcctcattacCCCGAAGTTTCAGCTTGCTGGTTATAGGGTGAAGGCAGTAAGAGAAGGAAGACCTTGTCAAGAGGTCAGATATCCAAGACTGTTGCAAAATCCAGCTTCTAAAGGTATTGAGCCTAGAGATCCTGGATGTTTGCTGGCAGTCATTAGTATTGATTCAAAAAATATGTTTGATTTCCTCCAGGAACATGGGTAGGATTGCACTTCTCTCCTCCCTTAAAGGTAGGCACGGCCATGTGACACTTTGGCCAAGAAAAATGTGAGAAGTTTTTAAGAACAATTCACATTCCTTTCCCCTTTCATGGATTGGGCTATAGTTAAGACACAGTGGAGGTTCCATCAACTTCTATTGCTAAAGATGATATGGAGCACAGCTCTTTTGGTCCCAAGTTGGACACGTAGGAGATAaaaatttctgtggttttaaacCATTTAAGGCTTTAGGACTATTCATGAGAGCCTATTCTGACTGATATGAGTGGTTTTTTAATAAGGGCAAAATGAGGTTCTGAGCCACAGACCAGTTGTCGTTTAGCTGAaccttcttgttttctttgtattgatCTCATTCATTAGAGAATTCCATGAAGGCACATATCTATGCCACACTCACCACTGTATTTTATGAACTCAAAAATATGTTgggcaaatgaataaaatacctaacaGGAAGGCTACTATACTTAGCCCTGATCAATTACAAATCTAGTTGCTCATGAGGTTGCTGGACATACATACAGCACATCACAGAACCCTGGAGCACAACAAACTACCCCCAAAGTTAGTGGTTTAAaacactttattatttcttcaaattttgaattCAGCTGGGTAGTTCTGCTCCATGTGGTATCTGCTGAGGTGAAATATCGGAGATAGCTTCATCCCTCAAACGTGTGGTGCTCTGTTGGCATGGCTGGAACAGCTGAGGTTTGGCCAGGCACGTTTCTCTCCATTGCCTTTCTCTAATAGGGTCACCCGACCTCTTTCCATAGTGGCTCAGGGTTCCAAGAGGACAAGCCCCAATGTGCAAATACTTGTCTAGCTTCTGCTTGAGGATGCCTCAGGGACCAAATCTCATTGGCCCAGGGTCAGTGTGGAAGGGGACAAGGAGTGCAAACACCAGGGTGGTTCACTGGGAACCACCAGTGTTACCTAGCCTGTGATCCCAAAGCAGATAGCTAAAGTCACAACACCTTGTTTTTTACAAAGAAGAACTAGACCCAGAGGTTAAATTATTGGCCCAGGATTACATGTCTAAATgacaaatgggggaaaaaagtatcCGCTCATGCTGTAAATCTTTGCATACTGGCAAGAAGTCAAAGGTTTGTTATAGCCTTTTACTATGTCTCATTGCCTTCCACTTCCCTTCAAACTACTTTCcgctttttcctttcctgattcTCAGTAGCCAATTGTGGGCAACTTTGAATATCTATGCTCAGGAAGATAACAGTGCAGATAATCCAAAATAGAATGTGTCTTGTAGCATTATCTAAATGAATAATAGGTATTAGGTGAATAATAATATAGCATGCTCCAGAAACTCattatatttcaaagcaaataaaGATGTCTTGTGACAAAATCACTTTAAAAGACCCGTAAACACCAGAGGAAAACCTCTGTTCTCATCTTCACCAGAATGACAATGTGCCAGCCTACAGTAAAGTGACTCTCTCTCTCGAAGCTTGCTGTATTTTAAGTTCTGTCCTccctgagaagaaaggaaatggttgagttaaagaaaaattatgtcaCTAGGAACTTGTAAGAAAGATGTACTATAAGTGTACCCAAATTCACAATATCAAGAAATTGCACCAGTATCGATTGAGGGCtggacatttatttaaaactaaatatatatcaTCCATACATATACACGTTCATTTTACATTATTACATCTTAACATTCATCACACACTAGagagtttttaagaatttttcaaagTCCTGTACTGAGGCTTTGGCAATCTCTTCACAAAATATTTCATCAGGCACAGACACTAATTTGTCCAAAGAAATGTAGTTAAGTTTTGTTGGATCATACTGTGCTCTTCCTAAATACGTAAGAAACAAATGTCTTTCCTTGATTTTAAACAACCTTGTATTAAAtacctagaaaagaaaaaaaaagtgttaaaaaaaaaacattgtgcaCTGAAAGATGAActattaaaaatgtctatttcactaaaaattaaaaattttttaatgtttattttattttaagagagcgtgaacaggggagaggcagagagaggagacacagaatcagaagcagacttggggcgcctggatggcgcagtcggttaagcgtccgacttcagccaggtcacgatctcgcggtccgtgagttcgagccccgcgtcaggctctgggctgatggctcggagcctggagcctgtttccgattctgtgtctccctctctctctgcccctcccccgttcatggtctgtctctctctgtcccaaaaataaataaaaaaatgttgaaaaaaaaaaaaaatttaaagaagcaggctccaggctctgagctgtcagcacagagcccgacatggggctcgaacccacaaaccgtgagatcatgacctgagccgaagtcggatgcttaaccgactgagccacccaggcaccccttcactaAAAACTTTAATTAGGCTAACAACTATAAAGTACTGACTACATACTCAGTAACTATGATAAATGCCACAGGGTTTAAATGCCATACAGCTTCTGCTAAGAAATTATGATTAAAAAGGGACTCAAAACTAATAAACAGAACAACTATAAAGTAATTAAGGGCTACATTGTAGGCAAAGAACATTGACTAATCCAGATAGAGGACATGTTGTTAAAACAGCAAATCCTCAGGCCTTGCCCTAAAAGTACTTAATCAGAAACTTTGAATGGGGTTCACAGGTTCTCCAGGTGAGTCTGATGACTGCCAAGTTTGAGAACCGAGGTTAGAAATCAAGGTCAATGGTACCAAAAAATTTGTAAGATTTCACAATCTGTGAAGCTTCCTTATTATTCTTGTAAAAttcctgcttgctccctctctctgattaGCATCAGAATGAAATGAACCTGGCCTCTAGGAGAGCAACTTGGGAAAGCATGTCTTACCCATCTTGGGTTAAAACTCCTAAGAAGTAGCATAAGTGGCAGCAACTTTAAAAGGGAGTCAGAAATAGACCAACCAGAAGTGTTTTTTGCCAGAGAAAATTTGCTTCACACCACTGGTTTTAAAGCACCAGCCAAAACTTTAAGGTCTGTATCAGTTCCCTCACAGCCCTGTCAGTTaatgtatttttccattattattattatttttaaacaatattagcCAGACCCCTAGGACTctgagaatcccaagaaggaagGCACAGTTTTATAACTGGGCTTCCCAGAAGTTAGGGGTCAGCATGCCtaaaagtctgtttttaaataagtgattctgatgcatctGGTCAAGTTTATAGTTTCCTCAGAAAGCTTCTGTCCATCTTTGAGACCCCACTCATTCTACTGACAGTGTCAGTTCTTAGAGTGATAGCATATCCTAGTTAAGAGGATGGGTTTTTAAACTCGACTGCCAGAGTTGTAATCTTGGCTCTGTCCCTTGTTACCTAGGTAGCCTTTGGACAATTCTTTTATGCTTACTTTCtccacttgtaaaatggggataacagtaccCATCTCATATGGTTGCTGTGAGGGCTAAATGAATCAATACAAGTAAAACAGTAAAGACAGAgctggcacacagtgagcactTAGTAGCTATCATTATTTCTATGATTTTCCTACCTcttctaaattaaattaatagCTCTATAAGGTATCTGGTTAAGACTCTAACATTATgtaaattaattacattttagaaGCTTGTCTTCCATACTAGATTACAAATTCCACAAGACTACAGACCATGtctgattgatttttgtatccccAAATCAGATTATTTTATCATGCTCTATCACTGAATTATTTAACCACTCAGGGGAAAACTAATTGTCATTGCTTTTTAGTTGAAGATCACTTACTTTATAATTGTTCCAATGAGCCAAATTTGTAACACCACTGCAGGCTTCTGACACTTTTAATAATGAATAGATACGCAtttgatgaaacagaaaaattctcTATTAAAGGCCCATTCATAGTGAAATATGATAGGTAAATAAACATTGCTATTTGTGAAGGAATTGTACCAAATGCAATCTAGTTCTGAACTGTATTAAAGTCATGTTTCTTTTGCCTATCTTTGTATCAAGAACATATATAGCAAATAGGGTACGGGGATCACTTTAATGAAATTcaatcattcatttgttcagcaaatatttatctagTGCCTACTAAATGTCCTGGTGtagttctaggcactgggaatcCAGTAGTATATAAATCAGACAGGATCTCTACCttcaaaaagttaacatttttgtGAATAAGCAGATAATGTCACTTACTAAAGACCAGGAAGTCTGATTagattagaaaatagaaatacgGCTTTGGCACAATGGCAAACTAGAACTGTTTTATGCTTTGGGAGGTGATCATTACAATACGGCTTAGCTAGTGGATTTAGATAGATTGTGAAATAAAAGTATACATAGAATTGAAAGGACCTTTAAGGGAAGTAATCTATTTCAgatttaaatggagaaaaacacaaTAGGGAATACCTTAGATTCCAACAGGCAGAATGACcaatatataaaaactatagGGAAATAGATTCATCATTTGTGTCTCCTCTGGAGATGTCCATGTGTGCTCCAGAAGTtgtaagcatttttgtttttaacattcatttattttggggggggggggagggcagagagagggagacacagaatccgaagcaagctgcacactatgagtgcagagcctgatgaaaggctcaaacccatgaaccatgagatcatgacctgagctgaaatcaggagttggccacttaaccaactgagccacccaggtgtcccagcattGTTAACTTTTCACAAATGACCCCTCAACTTTGTTCGCTAGATGTGTTCTTGATTAAAAAGATGGGCAAAAGAAATATGATCTTACTACAATGGTCAGTCTCAGAAGCAGACTATATTTGGTCCGATTCCTTTCCAAACAGCAAGTCATTTTTGCAGTGGAACAGCACTATGCACACAGACAGCAGTTCTGGATGAAGGGCAAGGACAGCTCTTCGAGCTGTGCGCTTGTTACCTGTGGGAACCTGACAATGAGGTGGTGGGGAATGCTCATCACATTGTGCACATAGTCGAAAATCTCtgtaagtttccttttatttgcagTTAACATCTTTGGGACTTGGGTGATCATATGTTGAATTTCATTATGTTTAAAACCTAGTTCAAGACgataaacctaaaagaaaatagAGTTGCTATGAATCATGAATGGAAATAGTTGTTTTGGTAATAGGCCAGAGGATACCCGGATTCCTTCAAAATTTGAAATGAGGACCTTAGAATCTGGAGACGGCTATGCCAATGCCCTCAAGGGTTCATAACTTCCTGCTTCTGGGGTCACCTGAATTTCAAGCCCCTCTCCTGAGGACAAACTGCTCATGCCATGGTGATCATCATGAAGATCATAACTATGGTATAACTGTCATAGCTATGAAATAGAATACTGGTTGGATGTGGAAGGCCTGGTCAGGCTATCTGGATGGGTCCTATATCACAGACCAGCAGTTAAaatttacaaagtgttttttGAGCCTCTGCTCCCAAACACACTCATATACATGTTATCTGGAAAACCTACATCTCAAAATTCCAGACAGAGATGATCAAACTAAATACCCAAATGCAGGTTATTGTACGCACTTATAGTATCCTATGCTCCCCCACCAATTGACTGCTCTTATTACTCTGTTTGCTATGCCcccactagactataagctccatgtGAGCAGGGACTATCTCCCTAGCACAGTGCAaaggcaggtgctcaataaaagtttCCTCAACAACTGGACATGAAACACTTTTAGCACCTCAGAAAAATAGGCCTTATATCATAATTTCAAATACTACTATAGCTTTGCTTACTTGTCAGCTGCCTTTGGCTTTATACTATCCTCTTGAAGGAAGGAGAGTAAAGAGTGTCTGGTATGTTCTGTGATAGAACTGGCAATTGGCACAGTTCTAAGGAGAGCAATGTGCTGGCTACTAGTTTCTTCACAGAAGTCTTTTGGATCCAGCCTCCAAAACTCATCCCCCACCGAGATGACATAAACGTGGGCAACAGATGCCCTCAAGTCTCACACTGGGCAACAGATGCAGTTTCCAGGCATCACCCAGGTACCTAATTCATTACTCCAGGGTTACGTTTCAATGTCTACAAGGGGATTCACTCCCATAACACCTGGTAAACATGTGAACATGTTATTAACTAAAATAAACTGCTTGCTAGATACTTATTGTATCATTTCCTATATCCATCTTTTCAGAAATAACTCCTTTCACAatctagttttcttttaaaatgacagtACAAAATCTATCCTCTTAAGCAACAAAGCTGATTTCTGAAAAGCTTAAAGTCATCCTaccttcatgttttctttcacagGTTCCAGACTTCCAGTTAGTAGCCTTGGGAGACGAACTATCAGATCTCTAGTCTATAGTTGTAAAACAATCTATTATTACTATGTATGCATATTTAACTAGTTTGGAAAAACAAGGCATTACTAGGAACTAGGAAGGAACacaaagctaattttaaaatatgacccATTAAGAAAAATGCTAGGAAGCCTGAAAACACATAAACTTAATACTGtttgaggagaaaacaaacactgaaaccAAACTTAAGGCACCACCTTGatggaatattataaaatgatatggCTATATATTTAACATAGCAGGGTAATTCATTCTGGTACAAAAATACCAGGCATTTATAGAATTCATATGGGCTAGGTATCTGTTAGAAACATGAGAGATTTAAGTTACTAAATGAAGCTGACACGGAAGTATACAAATTCTCCCCTTACCTTCTTCACGCTAAGTTCAAGTTCTTTCTGAAAAAATCCCAATCTGTTATCCAATCTTTCCACTGAAAAACTCAGCAAAAATGGTGCATTTCTGACCATCTGTGCAATATGTGCCTTGCTGAAATTTTTTGACTGTAGATAAGCCACtctagagaaacaaacaaaaaacacacgtACACATGATCAACATTTACTAATGTCATGCTACTTCCCAAAGTAACAAACCagaaaaggaataagtaaaaacattctATAGTAATGGCCCAAATATGGTTAAAGCAAAACAAGCATCCATCCAACTCTAGAATGGTTCCCATTTATACTTAGAAACCAAATAATTCTGAAATCTAACAGACTGATTCTCTTTTCAGTtaatctgacttattttattactTGATAGAAGAAAATCAAATAGTTTCTGTTTAAGAACAGAAAATCCATAAATTAAGAAACTAAGAGATTCCAAACTCTTTTTGTAAAGACCCTCAAGCATGGCTAAAATCGGGAGTTGTTTCAGTTAGTCAATTTCCTgagtatttattttcataaataatttttaccatAGTTTCCATTGTGCATTTTGTTAACAACTGagaaattcttgttcagtttctGGGAACAAAAGTAAGGtagtaaaatatagaaaataggaCTATGAAATAACATTATTGATTTTAAACACTTATAAGCACAGTAAGAAGCAGTTTTATTAAATGCCTAAAATATAGGAGGGCATGTTTAATTCtcaccagaaaaaacaaaaaacaaaaaacatgtgaaCCAGGTAAGTTTTCCACATTGCATTTGAAGAAACacagattcagagaagttaaatacatACCTTCTTTAGACCACAAACTAATTAATGACcaagctgagatttgaacttgGGCATGCCTACATTGAATGCCACCATATGGCATGGTATATTCTATACCGTATGCCACCAGAGCTTATATTTTAAAGTGACTACTACTCCTTTAAAGGACTCCTTAGAGTTCAtgagaaaaaagaccaaaaaatttaagtgtataaatattttaaatgcaaggcaaaaaacaacaacaacaaaaccaccaTCGACAAAGtcaaatgacaaatatttacaatatgtCATAGAGAAAcaactaattttattaaaatatagaagaatGCTTACAAAAGACAGAACAagtcctaattttaaaatggcaaaggaCGTATGTgatttatgaaaaaggaaatggaaatggaaatttagcatatgaaaagatactccaaACATTTCTGGAACAACACTGAGGCAGTTTTTATGTACAAAATGAACTGAAACCATAAAGTTAGATGTCACAGTATTAGTGAGGGTACTAGAGAAACTGGCACTTCTGTAAGATGTTGGTGGAAGTGTAAACTGGAAAACAACCTGACAAAGGACCACCTGTCAATacctattaaaa
Encoded here:
- the MTERF3 gene encoding transcription termination factor 3, mitochondrial isoform X3, with the translated sequence MKGVDLSKIEKHPDAANLLLRLDFEKDIKQILVFLKDLGIEDNQLGTYLTKNYAIFSEDLENLKTRVAYLQSKNFSKAHIAQMVRNAPFLLSFSVERLDNRLGFFQKELELSVKKTRDLIVRLPRLLTGSLEPVKENMKVYRLELGFKHNEIQHMITQVPKMLTANKRKLTEIFDYVHNVMSIPHHLIVRFPQVFNTRLFKIKERHLFLTYLGRAQYDPTKLNYISLDKLVSVPDEIFCEEIAKASVQDFEKFLKTL